From a region of the Lactuca sativa cultivar Salinas chromosome 4, Lsat_Salinas_v11, whole genome shotgun sequence genome:
- the LOC111877073 gene encoding MMS19 nucleotide excision repair protein homolog isoform X1 — MGDSTTINCVKHIETYVDSSSSKSPAEQDASLDAIAKLVMNDMITLESLVREMGMYLTTTDNIIRARGILLLAELLTRISSKPLENATIHSLIGFFAERLSDWRALRGALVGCLALMRRKGDISSSDATAVAQSFMQNLQVQSLGQHDRKLCFELLECLIDCYPNTVMTMEDDFVYVICEAIDGEKDPQCLLLTFHLVEMLSHLYPDSSNSLTSYAEDLFNILGSYFPIHFTHPKGEDDVKREELSRALMLAFASTPLFEPFSIPLLLEKLSSSLPSSKVESLKYLSYCTLKYGPHRMLQHLESLWSSLKEAIFTSDQSNSNKIASEALVLLQNLIQQDNGVFVNLILKDADINLTLNSLSNYNNHDDSPMPDQQRLNSIGQILHVSSAASMASCNAIFQSFFSGLVNGLEKDYASEKPKFGCLYICVELLAACRILVMKNDEVSYNENETWCIMLHSFCDSLISSFVKSIKESNEDSYTQSGVRGLKILASFPGSFSPVSKSTFENILREFISIIILKFNNTSLWSSILDSLTEIGSFIEKSQDSEKMPSFDAIIVDKMVDLLSSDDSTMPFSLKVKSVSEIGLINLKYMMKIVQELNKTIITSLHKSWIDGDSKSVEHAMILLECYDDKILPWFQNIKDSDDVATNFALKIWDEIEDNTLFYDTLVEKKLLETTMNTMKHAVATCSEENQTKILEKSFKVNESNLVNKVSQPRNKWIISLFNSVIIALHPKTNIKNPKKTLETLIESLTNGHTSSAHALGSFFNKIPSNEAIIDNTFSHLIKFSNVNAIIGLSWMGKGLLMRGHEKVKDLIKFFLDFLILNSPQDQEMVDLMRSVADSFGIMMSDSEFCLNKRLNSVIKPLYKQRLFSIVMPILSSSIVKLDSPVTRSMQHRALAHVISNAPLSAVLGEAKKLIPLMLDGLTILSEDVENRDILYNLLLVLSGILTNKNGEEVIVENAYIIIRCINKLVAYPHMMLVRETAVQCLTAMSEVSYARVYPFRPEVLQALSRALDDPKRSVRQEAVRCRQAWASVSSRSLHI; from the exons ATGGGGGACTCAACTACGATTAACTGCGTTAAGCACATCGAAACGTATGTCGATTCGTCGTCGTCTAAATCTCCGGCTGAACAG GATGCAAGTTTAGATGCAATTGCGAAGCTCGTGATGAATGATATGATAACTCTGGAATCACTG GTAAGAGAAATGGGGATGTATTTAACTACTACAGACAACATCATTCGTGCCAGAG GCATCCTCCTTCTTGCAGAGTTGTTGACACGCATATCATCAAAGCCTTTAGAAAATGCAACAATACATAGTTTGATTGGGTTTTTTGCAGAAAGACTG TCAGATTGGAGAGCACTACGTGGTGCACTTGTTGGTTGTTTGGCTCTAATGAGAAGGAAAGGTGACATCAGCAGCAGTGATGCAACTGCAGTTGCTCAATCATTCATGCAAAATCTACAAGTTCAATCTTTAGGTCAACATGACAGAAAG CTTTGCTTTGAGCTTCTAGAATGCCTTATAGATTGTTATCCCAACACTGTGATGACAATG GAGGATGACTTTGTTTATGTAATCTGTGAAGCTATAGATGGTGAAAAAGATCCACAATGTTTATTGCTTACTTTTCATCTAGTGGAAATGCTATCACATTTGTATCCAGATTCATCTAATTCACTAACAAGCTATGCTGAGGATCTTTTTAACATTTTGGGATCTTATTTCCCAATTCACTTTACACAC CCAAAAGGAGAAGATGATGTGAAAAGGGAAGAGCTCTCAAGGGCACTAATG CTGGCGTTTGCATCTACTCCCCTTTTTGAGCCGTTTTCCATTCCATTACTTCTTGAGAAACTTTCTTCATCTCTTCCATCATCAAAG GTTGAATCATTGAAGTATCTTAGCTACTGCACACTTAAATATGGACCCCACAGAATGCTACAACATCTTGAATCTCTTTGGTCATCATTAAAAGAGGCAATATTCACATCAGATCAATCTAATTCCAACAAAATAGCATCTGAAGCTCTTGTTCTTCTACAAAATCTCATTCAACAAGATAATGGCGTATTTGTAAATTTAATCCTAAAGGATGCAGACATCAACTTGACCTTGAACTCCCTCTCAAATTATAACAATCATGATGATTCTCCAATGCCAGATCAGCAAAGATTAAACTCAATTGGTCAGATTTTACATGTTTCATCTGCAGCTTCCATGGCTTCTTGTAATGCAATCTTTCAGAGTTTTTTCTCTGGTTTAGTAAATGGTTTGGAGAAAGATTATGCTTCTGAAAAACCTAAATTCGGGTGCCTTTATATCTGTGTTGAATTATTAGCTGCTTGCAGAATTTTGGTTATGAAAAATGATGAAGTGAGTTATAATGAGAATGAGACATGGTGTATCATGCTTCATAGCTTCTGTGATTCATTGATTTCTTCTTTTGTAAAAAGTATTAAAGAAAGCAATGAGGATTCCTACACTCAATCTGGag TTAGGGGTTTGAAGATTTTAGCTTCATTTCCCGGAAGTTTCTCGCCTGTATCAAAATCCACATTTGAGAATATTTTGAGAGAATTTATTTCAATTATTATCCTCAAGTTCAACAATACATCTCTATGGAGCTCCATATTAGACTCGTTAACTGAAATCGGCTCATTTATTGAAAAATCTCAAGATTCTGAGAAAATGCCAAGCTTTGATGCTATTATTGTTGACAAAATGGTGGATTTGTTGTCTTCTGATGATTCAACAATGCCCTTTTCACTTAAAGTGAAATCAGTATCTGAAATTGGCTTGATTAATCTTAAGTATATGATGAAGATTGTTCAAGAACTGAACAAAACTATCATTACAAGTTTACACAAATCTTGG atTGATGGAGACTCAAAGTCAGTTGaacatgcaatgattcttttggaATGCTATGATGACAAGATACTTCCATGGTTTCAGAATATCAAAGATTCTGATGATGTGGCAACAAATTTTGCATTAAAGATTTGGGATGAAATTGAAGATAACACACTTTTCTATGACACCCTTGTGGAAAAA AAGCTTCTAGAAACAACAATGAACACAATGAAGCATGCAGTAGCAACATGTTCAGAGGAGAATCAAACCAAAATTCTTGAAAAATCCTTCAAAGTCAACGAATCCAATCTGGTCAACAAAGTCTCCCAACCAAGAAACAAGTGGATTATCTCATTATTTAATTCAGTCATAATCGCCCTTCACccaaaaacaaacataaaaaacCCCAAAAAAACCCTTGAAACACTCATTGAATCTCTCACAAATGGCCACACCTCATCAGCTCATGCTTTAGGATCCTTTTTCAACAAGATTCCTTCAAATGAAGCAATAATAGATAATACATTTAGCCACTTAATAAAATTCTCTAATGTTAATGCGATTATTGGATTATCATGGATGGGAAAAGGGTTGCTTATGAGGGGACATGAAAAGGTAAAAGATTTGATCAAGTTTTTCCTTGATTTCTTGATTTTAAATTCACCTCAAGATCAAGAAATGGTGGATTTGATGAGAAGTGTTGCAGATTCTTTTGGTATTATGATGAGTGATTCTGAGTTTTGTTTGAATAAAAGATTAAATTCGGTTATAAAACCGTTGTATAAGCAACGATTATTCAGTATAGTGATGCCAATTTTATCATCATCAATTGTGAAGTTAGATTCACCAGTTACAAg ATCCATGCAGCATCGAGCACTTGCACATGTCATATCTAATGCTCCATTGAGTGCTGTTTTGGGTGAAGCCAAGAag CTTATTCCATTGATGCTAGATGGTTTAACAATCCTTAGTGAAGATGTTGAAAATCGAGACATTTTATATAACCTCCTCCTTGTTTTATCAGGAATATTGACTAATAAAAATG GTGAAGAAGTGATTGTGGAAAATGCATACATCATCATCAGGTGTATCAACAAGCTTGTAGCCTACCCACATATGATG TTGGTACGTGAGACAGCTGTTCAGTGTCTGACTGCCATGTCAGAGGTGTCTTACGCTAGGGTTTATCCATTCAGACCAGAG GTGTTACAAGCGTTATCAAGAGCACTTGATGATCCTAAGAGAAGTGTTCGTCAAGAAGCTGTCAGATGTCGCCAAGCATG GGCCTCAGTTTCATCCAGAAGTCTTCATATTTGA
- the LOC111877073 gene encoding MMS19 nucleotide excision repair protein homolog isoform X2, with the protein MGDSTTINCVKHIETYVDSSSSKSPAEQDASLDAIAKLVMNDMITLESLVREMGMYLTTTDNIIRARGILLLAELLTRISSKPLENATIHSLIGFFAERLSDWRALRGALVGCLALMRRKGDISSSDATAVAQSFMQNLQVQSLGQHDRKLCFELLECLIDCYPNTVMTMEDDFVYVICEAIDGEKDPQCLLLTFHLVEMLSHLYPDSSNSLTSYAEDLFNILGSYFPIHFTHPKGEDDVKREELSRALMLAFASTPLFEPFSIPLLLEKLSSSLPSSKVESLKYLSYCTLKYGPHRMLQHLESLWSSLKEAIFTSDQSNSNKIASEALVLLQNLIQQDNGVFVNLILKDADINLTLNSLSNYNNHDDSPMPDQQRLNSIGQILHVSSAASMASCNAIFQSFFSGLVNGLEKDYASEKPKFGCLYICVELLAACRILVMKNDEVSYNENETWCIMLHSFCDSLISSFVKSIKESNEDSYTQSGVRGLKILASFPGSFSPVSKSTFENILREFISIIILKFNNTSLWSSILDSLTEIGSFIEKSQDSEKMPSFDAIIVDKMVDLLSSDDSTMPFSLKVKSVSEIGLINLKYMMKIVQELNKTIITSLHKSWIDGDSKSVEHAMILLECYDDKILPWFQNIKDSDDVATNFALKIWDEIEDNTLFYDTLVEKLLETTMNTMKHAVATCSEENQTKILEKSFKVNESNLVNKVSQPRNKWIISLFNSVIIALHPKTNIKNPKKTLETLIESLTNGHTSSAHALGSFFNKIPSNEAIIDNTFSHLIKFSNVNAIIGLSWMGKGLLMRGHEKVKDLIKFFLDFLILNSPQDQEMVDLMRSVADSFGIMMSDSEFCLNKRLNSVIKPLYKQRLFSIVMPILSSSIVKLDSPVTRSMQHRALAHVISNAPLSAVLGEAKKLIPLMLDGLTILSEDVENRDILYNLLLVLSGILTNKNGEEVIVENAYIIIRCINKLVAYPHMMLVRETAVQCLTAMSEVSYARVYPFRPEVLQALSRALDDPKRSVRQEAVRCRQAWASVSSRSLHI; encoded by the exons ATGGGGGACTCAACTACGATTAACTGCGTTAAGCACATCGAAACGTATGTCGATTCGTCGTCGTCTAAATCTCCGGCTGAACAG GATGCAAGTTTAGATGCAATTGCGAAGCTCGTGATGAATGATATGATAACTCTGGAATCACTG GTAAGAGAAATGGGGATGTATTTAACTACTACAGACAACATCATTCGTGCCAGAG GCATCCTCCTTCTTGCAGAGTTGTTGACACGCATATCATCAAAGCCTTTAGAAAATGCAACAATACATAGTTTGATTGGGTTTTTTGCAGAAAGACTG TCAGATTGGAGAGCACTACGTGGTGCACTTGTTGGTTGTTTGGCTCTAATGAGAAGGAAAGGTGACATCAGCAGCAGTGATGCAACTGCAGTTGCTCAATCATTCATGCAAAATCTACAAGTTCAATCTTTAGGTCAACATGACAGAAAG CTTTGCTTTGAGCTTCTAGAATGCCTTATAGATTGTTATCCCAACACTGTGATGACAATG GAGGATGACTTTGTTTATGTAATCTGTGAAGCTATAGATGGTGAAAAAGATCCACAATGTTTATTGCTTACTTTTCATCTAGTGGAAATGCTATCACATTTGTATCCAGATTCATCTAATTCACTAACAAGCTATGCTGAGGATCTTTTTAACATTTTGGGATCTTATTTCCCAATTCACTTTACACAC CCAAAAGGAGAAGATGATGTGAAAAGGGAAGAGCTCTCAAGGGCACTAATG CTGGCGTTTGCATCTACTCCCCTTTTTGAGCCGTTTTCCATTCCATTACTTCTTGAGAAACTTTCTTCATCTCTTCCATCATCAAAG GTTGAATCATTGAAGTATCTTAGCTACTGCACACTTAAATATGGACCCCACAGAATGCTACAACATCTTGAATCTCTTTGGTCATCATTAAAAGAGGCAATATTCACATCAGATCAATCTAATTCCAACAAAATAGCATCTGAAGCTCTTGTTCTTCTACAAAATCTCATTCAACAAGATAATGGCGTATTTGTAAATTTAATCCTAAAGGATGCAGACATCAACTTGACCTTGAACTCCCTCTCAAATTATAACAATCATGATGATTCTCCAATGCCAGATCAGCAAAGATTAAACTCAATTGGTCAGATTTTACATGTTTCATCTGCAGCTTCCATGGCTTCTTGTAATGCAATCTTTCAGAGTTTTTTCTCTGGTTTAGTAAATGGTTTGGAGAAAGATTATGCTTCTGAAAAACCTAAATTCGGGTGCCTTTATATCTGTGTTGAATTATTAGCTGCTTGCAGAATTTTGGTTATGAAAAATGATGAAGTGAGTTATAATGAGAATGAGACATGGTGTATCATGCTTCATAGCTTCTGTGATTCATTGATTTCTTCTTTTGTAAAAAGTATTAAAGAAAGCAATGAGGATTCCTACACTCAATCTGGag TTAGGGGTTTGAAGATTTTAGCTTCATTTCCCGGAAGTTTCTCGCCTGTATCAAAATCCACATTTGAGAATATTTTGAGAGAATTTATTTCAATTATTATCCTCAAGTTCAACAATACATCTCTATGGAGCTCCATATTAGACTCGTTAACTGAAATCGGCTCATTTATTGAAAAATCTCAAGATTCTGAGAAAATGCCAAGCTTTGATGCTATTATTGTTGACAAAATGGTGGATTTGTTGTCTTCTGATGATTCAACAATGCCCTTTTCACTTAAAGTGAAATCAGTATCTGAAATTGGCTTGATTAATCTTAAGTATATGATGAAGATTGTTCAAGAACTGAACAAAACTATCATTACAAGTTTACACAAATCTTGG atTGATGGAGACTCAAAGTCAGTTGaacatgcaatgattcttttggaATGCTATGATGACAAGATACTTCCATGGTTTCAGAATATCAAAGATTCTGATGATGTGGCAACAAATTTTGCATTAAAGATTTGGGATGAAATTGAAGATAACACACTTTTCTATGACACCCTTGTGGAAAAA CTTCTAGAAACAACAATGAACACAATGAAGCATGCAGTAGCAACATGTTCAGAGGAGAATCAAACCAAAATTCTTGAAAAATCCTTCAAAGTCAACGAATCCAATCTGGTCAACAAAGTCTCCCAACCAAGAAACAAGTGGATTATCTCATTATTTAATTCAGTCATAATCGCCCTTCACccaaaaacaaacataaaaaacCCCAAAAAAACCCTTGAAACACTCATTGAATCTCTCACAAATGGCCACACCTCATCAGCTCATGCTTTAGGATCCTTTTTCAACAAGATTCCTTCAAATGAAGCAATAATAGATAATACATTTAGCCACTTAATAAAATTCTCTAATGTTAATGCGATTATTGGATTATCATGGATGGGAAAAGGGTTGCTTATGAGGGGACATGAAAAGGTAAAAGATTTGATCAAGTTTTTCCTTGATTTCTTGATTTTAAATTCACCTCAAGATCAAGAAATGGTGGATTTGATGAGAAGTGTTGCAGATTCTTTTGGTATTATGATGAGTGATTCTGAGTTTTGTTTGAATAAAAGATTAAATTCGGTTATAAAACCGTTGTATAAGCAACGATTATTCAGTATAGTGATGCCAATTTTATCATCATCAATTGTGAAGTTAGATTCACCAGTTACAAg ATCCATGCAGCATCGAGCACTTGCACATGTCATATCTAATGCTCCATTGAGTGCTGTTTTGGGTGAAGCCAAGAag CTTATTCCATTGATGCTAGATGGTTTAACAATCCTTAGTGAAGATGTTGAAAATCGAGACATTTTATATAACCTCCTCCTTGTTTTATCAGGAATATTGACTAATAAAAATG GTGAAGAAGTGATTGTGGAAAATGCATACATCATCATCAGGTGTATCAACAAGCTTGTAGCCTACCCACATATGATG TTGGTACGTGAGACAGCTGTTCAGTGTCTGACTGCCATGTCAGAGGTGTCTTACGCTAGGGTTTATCCATTCAGACCAGAG GTGTTACAAGCGTTATCAAGAGCACTTGATGATCCTAAGAGAAGTGTTCGTCAAGAAGCTGTCAGATGTCGCCAAGCATG GGCCTCAGTTTCATCCAGAAGTCTTCATATTTGA